The following coding sequences lie in one Aquabacterium olei genomic window:
- the flhC gene encoding flagellar transcriptional regulator FlhC — MRTKSLLTEAKQIERAVTLINLGARLQVLESETDMSYERLLRLYKEVSGKSPSKGQLPFSTDWFMTWQPNIHASLFMNIHEYLNKAAEMDEIDVVIKAYQLYLEQTATQNLEPLLSVTRAWRLVKFVDNGMLTMTKCSKCGGHFVTHPHEISRHFVCGMCNPPARAGKGKAAGGIQMH; from the coding sequence ATGCGCACCAAGAGCCTGTTGACCGAAGCCAAGCAAATCGAGCGCGCCGTCACCCTGATCAACCTGGGTGCCCGCCTGCAAGTGCTGGAGTCGGAAACCGACATGTCTTACGAGCGCCTGCTGCGCCTCTACAAGGAAGTCTCGGGCAAGTCGCCGTCGAAAGGTCAGCTCCCCTTCTCGACCGACTGGTTCATGACCTGGCAGCCGAACATCCACGCCAGCCTGTTCATGAACATCCACGAGTACCTGAACAAGGCCGCGGAAATGGACGAGATCGACGTGGTGATCAAGGCCTACCAGCTCTATCTGGAACAGACCGCCACCCAGAACCTCGAGCCGCTGCTGTCTGTGACGCGCGCCTGGCGTCTGGTGAAATTCGTCGACAACGGCATGCTGACGATGACCAAGTGCTCCAAGTGTGGCGGCCACTTCGTCACCCACCCGCACGAGATCTCGCGTCACTTCGTGTGTGGCATGTGCAACCCGCCCGCCCGCGCCGGCAAGGGCAAGGCCGCTGGCGGCATCCAGATGCACTGA
- a CDS encoding PQQ-dependent sugar dehydrogenase, whose protein sequence is MHRPLSCRSAVRALALAAGVVGALVLSACGDASDLPTTAGYGASPTLPAPNRQWVPTVHIAEATGWPAGQQPTAAAGLSVQPFATGLVHPRWLLALPNGDVLVAETNAPPKPEDGKGIRGWFMARAMKKAGSSGPSANRITLLRDADGDGRAEVRTVLRDGLNSPFGMALVGGHLYVANTDAVVRLPFKPGQTRIDAAPEKVLDLPGGPLNHHWTKNLIARPDGQRLYITVGSNSNVAENGMEQEVGRAAIWELDLATGRHRLFATGLRNPNGLAWESGRLWTVVNERDELGNDLVPDYLTSVQDGGFYGWPYSYWGQHVDERVKPQQPERVAQAITPDYALGAHTASLGLVNAAGNTLSPQWQQGMFIGQHGSWNRKPRSGYKVVFIPFAQGKPSGEPVDVLTGFLSTDGKALGRPVGVVLDGRGALLVADDVGNTVWRVGPTPRTASHIVE, encoded by the coding sequence ATGCACCGTCCCCTCTCTTGCCGGTCTGCCGTTCGCGCCCTTGCCCTCGCCGCCGGCGTTGTCGGCGCCCTCGTGCTCAGCGCGTGCGGTGATGCGAGCGACCTGCCCACCACAGCCGGATACGGCGCGTCCCCGACGCTGCCCGCACCGAACCGACAGTGGGTGCCGACGGTCCACATCGCCGAAGCCACCGGGTGGCCGGCCGGCCAGCAACCGACGGCTGCCGCGGGGCTCAGCGTGCAGCCCTTCGCCACCGGACTGGTCCATCCGCGCTGGCTGCTTGCACTGCCCAATGGCGACGTGCTGGTGGCCGAAACCAATGCCCCGCCCAAGCCGGAGGACGGCAAGGGCATCCGGGGCTGGTTCATGGCCCGGGCCATGAAGAAGGCGGGCTCGTCAGGCCCCAGCGCCAACCGCATCACCCTGCTGCGCGATGCCGACGGCGACGGGCGCGCCGAGGTCCGCACCGTGCTGCGCGACGGCCTGAACTCGCCGTTCGGCATGGCGCTGGTCGGAGGCCACCTCTATGTGGCCAACACCGACGCAGTGGTGCGCCTGCCGTTCAAGCCCGGCCAGACCCGCATCGACGCCGCCCCGGAGAAAGTGCTGGACCTGCCGGGCGGCCCGCTCAACCACCACTGGACCAAGAACCTGATCGCCCGGCCCGACGGGCAACGTCTCTACATCACCGTGGGCTCGAACAGCAACGTGGCCGAGAACGGCATGGAGCAGGAGGTCGGGCGTGCGGCCATCTGGGAACTGGATCTGGCCACCGGGCGTCATCGGCTGTTTGCCACCGGGCTGCGCAACCCCAACGGACTCGCATGGGAAAGCGGCCGGCTGTGGACCGTCGTGAACGAACGCGATGAACTGGGCAACGACCTGGTGCCGGACTACCTGACTTCCGTGCAGGACGGCGGTTTTTACGGCTGGCCTTACAGCTACTGGGGTCAGCACGTCGACGAACGTGTCAAGCCGCAACAGCCCGAGCGGGTCGCCCAGGCCATCACGCCAGACTATGCGCTGGGCGCACACACCGCGTCACTGGGCCTCGTCAACGCCGCCGGCAACACCCTGTCGCCGCAATGGCAGCAGGGCATGTTCATCGGGCAGCACGGCTCGTGGAACCGCAAGCCCCGCAGCGGCTACAAGGTGGTCTTCATCCCGTTTGCGCAAGGCAAGCCTTCGGGCGAGCCGGTGGACGTGCTCACGGGGTTCCTGAGCACGGATGGCAAGGCGCTGGGCCGCCCCGTGGGCGTGGTGCTCGATGGCCGCGGCGCCCTGCTGGTGGCCGATGACGTGGGCAACACGGTGTGGCGTGTCGGCCCCACGCCCCGCACCGCATCCCACATCGTGGAATGA
- a CDS encoding reprolysin-like metallopeptidase codes for MRWQKPDFFTLTPVAAWLALGLAGAPALATAPPSPAVGMTLQAQTALAPARLMAMQPGEVVSIDFPVAGRHSVVFEHTTAGRGGLRYWHGHLAGHERDRVVLQAFPNGRLVGALRHQGQLVSFRQEADRRLVAAREAARISGQAWRLGERLDKGTRVVHENVAALVDATVGSEIALPLPDGRTEVAIVTAAGLDAHGHLQIQAISRLEGRGSPTVITVGSDAVFAAVFTPQGEYQLVTRQGRTLMLDPQAAGLAQPQGEDHIPVTDEAGATVAAAQSTRTTTTKTTTKTTTVAGSTTTTGSAAFVPLAAGTVDTTLTLLMTYSPSFVRQWGTEAAARTRLSNIVQVANAAYGNSGTGVRFKVVGWKLVNQADATPQTVLSALRAGSGAFAGIGTLKASVGAAMVSFYAPFNTTTAASSTCGVAYVPASGSQGLAAYRTQAPTLMYSALNDGQTTSSYCSLLSFPHELGHNLGALHDKANSSTSGVFPYSYGKGVSGSYGTVMSYISPRVALFSSPQLQCTSTGTACGTDTENVVATVLQTKSVVAALGKPANADVAVTGATMVAGALRTATGAAYTGATTISTSTPGVTCTTGTTGLYVCRVPNATPSITVAVKAVGKTVSPSVATFAVNPLAERPVTGTTFYVR; via the coding sequence ATGCGCTGGCAGAAACCGGATTTCTTCACCCTGACCCCCGTGGCCGCCTGGCTGGCGCTCGGCCTGGCCGGCGCTCCGGCGCTGGCCACCGCCCCGCCGTCGCCTGCGGTCGGCATGACGCTGCAGGCCCAGACCGCGCTCGCGCCAGCCCGGCTGATGGCCATGCAGCCCGGCGAGGTGGTGAGCATCGATTTCCCAGTGGCGGGGCGCCACAGCGTCGTCTTCGAGCACACCACCGCCGGCCGCGGCGGGCTGCGCTACTGGCACGGCCACCTGGCGGGCCACGAGCGCGACCGCGTCGTGCTGCAGGCCTTCCCCAACGGCCGACTGGTGGGCGCGCTGCGCCACCAGGGCCAGCTCGTGAGCTTCCGGCAGGAGGCCGACCGGCGCCTGGTGGCGGCCCGCGAGGCAGCCCGGATCAGCGGCCAGGCCTGGCGCCTGGGCGAGCGTCTGGACAAGGGCACCCGCGTGGTCCACGAGAACGTGGCGGCCCTGGTGGACGCCACCGTGGGCAGCGAGATCGCGCTGCCCCTGCCCGACGGCCGCACCGAGGTGGCCATCGTGACCGCCGCCGGCCTGGATGCCCATGGCCATCTGCAGATCCAGGCCATCAGCCGACTGGAAGGCCGCGGCAGTCCCACCGTCATCACGGTGGGCAGCGATGCCGTGTTTGCCGCCGTCTTCACGCCCCAGGGCGAATACCAGCTGGTGACCCGCCAGGGCCGCACGCTGATGCTCGACCCGCAGGCCGCCGGGCTGGCCCAGCCCCAGGGGGAGGACCACATCCCGGTCACCGACGAGGCCGGCGCCACCGTGGCGGCCGCACAGTCGACCCGCACCACCACAACGAAGACCACAACGAAGACCACCACGGTGGCGGGCAGCACCACGACCACGGGCTCCGCGGCCTTCGTGCCGCTGGCAGCCGGCACGGTGGACACCACGCTCACGCTGTTGATGACCTACAGCCCCAGCTTCGTCAGGCAGTGGGGCACCGAAGCCGCGGCGCGCACACGGCTGTCCAACATCGTGCAGGTGGCCAACGCGGCCTATGGCAACAGCGGCACGGGCGTGCGCTTCAAGGTGGTCGGCTGGAAGCTGGTGAACCAGGCCGACGCCACGCCGCAGACCGTGCTGTCGGCGCTGCGGGCGGGCAGCGGCGCCTTTGCCGGCATCGGGACGCTGAAGGCCAGCGTGGGCGCCGCCATGGTCAGCTTCTACGCCCCGTTCAACACCACCACCGCGGCCTCCAGCACGTGCGGCGTGGCCTATGTGCCGGCATCCGGCTCGCAGGGGCTGGCAGCCTACCGCACGCAGGCCCCCACGCTGATGTACTCGGCGCTCAACGACGGCCAGACCACCAGCAGTTACTGCTCGCTGTTGAGCTTCCCGCATGAGCTGGGCCACAACCTGGGCGCCCTGCACGACAAGGCCAACTCCAGCACCTCGGGCGTGTTCCCGTACAGCTACGGCAAGGGTGTGAGCGGCAGCTACGGCACGGTCATGTCCTACATCTCGCCGCGGGTGGCGCTGTTCTCGTCGCCCCAACTCCAGTGCACGAGCACCGGCACGGCCTGCGGCACCGACACGGAAAACGTCGTGGCCACCGTGCTGCAGACCAAGTCGGTCGTGGCGGCGCTGGGCAAGCCGGCGAATGCCGACGTGGCCGTGACCGGCGCGACCATGGTGGCCGGCGCGCTGCGCACCGCCACGGGCGCGGCGTACACCGGGGCCACCACCATCAGCACCAGCACGCCGGGCGTCACCTGCACGACGGGCACCACGGGGCTCTACGTGTGTCGCGTGCCCAACGCCACCCCGTCGATCACGGTCGCGGTGAAGGCCGTGGGCAAGACCGTCAGCCCCTCCGTGGCCACCTTCGCGGTCAACCCTCTGGCCGAGCGACCGGTCACCGGCACCACGTTCTACGTACGTTGA
- the flhD gene encoding flagellar transcriptional regulator FlhD yields the protein MTNEQILNEIRETNLSYLMLAQNLIRTDREQALFRLGLSEEAADRLASLTPAQVLKIASGNTLVCRMRVDDDLVWNLLTNHGKGAANDAVSRLHASILMAGRHQEAA from the coding sequence ATGACCAACGAACAGATCCTGAACGAAATCCGCGAAACCAACCTCTCGTACCTGATGCTGGCTCAGAACCTGATCCGCACGGACCGCGAGCAGGCGCTGTTCCGCCTGGGTCTGTCGGAAGAAGCGGCCGACCGCCTGGCCTCGCTCACCCCGGCTCAGGTGCTGAAGATCGCTTCGGGCAACACCCTGGTGTGCCGCATGCGGGTCGACGACGACCTCGTGTGGAACCTGCTGACCAACCACGGCAAGGGCGCGGCCAACGATGCCGTCAGCCGCCTGCACGCTTCCATCCTGATGGCCGGCCGCCACCAGGAAGCCGCCTGA
- a CDS encoding sigma-54-dependent Fis family transcriptional regulator — translation MSPHGVPAAVIPHLASRSQHEETRQMTMRTLHHHGAPLRGSLSETGGPVLPEPVMGERHAETIQQSHERCLTMGLNRTDRLDFPTLSRNELALARERNHRLYVHAAPVMETLFSQILDSQSMVVLTDANGTILHTIGPDAFLQRAAKVALSPGVNWSESTKGTNAIGTALIEELPTLVHGAEHFINANHFLTCSAAPILDPRGNILGVLDVTGDQHTFHPYTLGLVRMSVRMIENHWFSDDHRNVGHIYLHARPEFLGTLTEGILAVNPDGRIMGANRGAQEQLGMSSAALRMHTVTSLFGATMGALTERFRSPQVGPMLVETVSGRQLHLRARFNWPVWHSLSESTADAVEATPVAAVAGGSGLTLPAASAPKDVSAAPGGRTPLRTAEMGGVTGAPAPAGLGGSLGSGPTSVSSAMPPGSPFGVPSGRLADAFVPGTPGTSSSGEPPRSSASRKLGLSALSTGDAQMAALLDKLKRVLNRDIPVLIQGETGTGKELLARAIHLDSSRASAPFVAVNCASIPETLIESELFGYEEGAFTGARRKGAVGKMVQAHGGTLFLDEIGDMPLSLQAHLLRVLQEREVTPLGSGRAIPIDINLVCATHRNLREMIERKTFREDLYFRLNGLVVRIPPLRERTDLMVLVERILQRECPDVAHELAPDVLNLFQACRWQGNVRQLAGVLRTACVMAGDERFITRAHLSDDFMDDVLRSQSQAGLGARATATGSAGSMAGSGYIGGGMVPPAAASSGLHGQGHGQGGMHAGAPVHAYPEASAAEGMDVGRHAAPPAAAPSPVVSAPSAPASLVDIELQTIRQAVEAARGNISEAAKQLGISRNTIYRKLHWQNKQH, via the coding sequence ATGTCCCCGCACGGTGTGCCAGCGGCGGTGATCCCGCACCTGGCCAGCCGGTCACAGCACGAGGAGACCCGCCAGATGACCATGCGAACGCTGCACCACCATGGGGCACCCCTGAGAGGCAGCCTGTCCGAGACAGGCGGTCCGGTGTTGCCCGAACCCGTGATGGGCGAGCGGCATGCCGAGACCATCCAGCAGTCGCATGAGCGCTGCCTCACCATGGGGCTCAACCGGACCGACCGGCTCGACTTTCCGACCCTGAGCCGCAACGAGCTGGCCCTGGCGCGCGAGCGCAACCACCGGCTGTACGTGCATGCGGCGCCGGTGATGGAGACGCTGTTCTCGCAGATCCTCGATTCGCAGAGCATGGTCGTGCTGACCGATGCGAACGGCACCATCCTGCACACGATCGGGCCGGACGCTTTCCTGCAGCGCGCGGCCAAGGTGGCCCTGAGCCCGGGCGTGAACTGGTCGGAGTCGACCAAGGGCACGAACGCGATCGGCACGGCACTGATCGAGGAACTGCCGACGCTGGTGCACGGCGCCGAGCACTTCATCAACGCCAACCATTTCCTGACCTGCTCGGCCGCGCCCATCCTCGACCCCCGGGGGAACATCCTGGGCGTGCTCGACGTGACGGGCGACCAGCACACCTTCCATCCCTACACGCTGGGGCTGGTGCGCATGTCGGTGCGCATGATCGAGAACCACTGGTTCTCGGACGATCACCGCAATGTCGGGCACATCTACCTGCATGCGCGCCCCGAGTTCCTCGGCACGCTGACCGAGGGCATCCTGGCCGTGAACCCGGACGGCCGCATCATGGGTGCGAACCGCGGTGCGCAGGAGCAGCTGGGCATGAGCAGCGCGGCCCTGCGCATGCACACCGTGACGTCGCTGTTCGGCGCCACCATGGGCGCGCTGACCGAGCGCTTCCGTTCACCCCAGGTCGGCCCCATGCTGGTCGAGACCGTGTCGGGCCGGCAGCTGCACTTGCGTGCGCGCTTCAACTGGCCGGTGTGGCACAGCCTGTCGGAGTCCACCGCCGATGCCGTCGAGGCCACGCCGGTGGCGGCAGTGGCGGGCGGCTCCGGCCTGACGCTGCCTGCGGCCTCCGCGCCCAAGGACGTCTCCGCCGCCCCCGGCGGCCGGACGCCGCTGCGCACCGCCGAAATGGGCGGCGTGACCGGGGCACCGGCCCCGGCCGGGCTGGGCGGCTCGCTGGGCAGCGGGCCGACCTCGGTGTCGTCGGCCATGCCGCCCGGCAGCCCGTTCGGCGTGCCGAGTGGCCGTCTGGCCGATGCCTTCGTGCCGGGCACGCCGGGAACCAGCTCATCGGGTGAGCCACCGCGTTCATCGGCCTCGCGCAAGCTCGGCCTGAGTGCGCTTTCCACCGGCGACGCGCAGATGGCCGCCCTGCTCGACAAGCTCAAGCGCGTGCTCAACCGTGACATCCCGGTGCTCATCCAGGGTGAGACCGGCACGGGCAAGGAGTTGCTGGCACGCGCCATCCACCTGGATTCGAGCCGCGCGAGCGCACCGTTTGTCGCAGTCAACTGCGCGTCCATCCCTGAAACGCTGATCGAGTCGGAACTGTTCGGCTACGAGGAGGGCGCCTTCACCGGCGCGCGGCGCAAGGGCGCGGTCGGCAAGATGGTGCAGGCCCATGGCGGCACGCTGTTCCTCGATGAAATCGGCGACATGCCGCTGTCGCTGCAGGCCCACCTGCTGCGCGTGCTGCAGGAGCGCGAGGTGACGCCGCTGGGCAGCGGGCGCGCCATCCCGATCGACATCAACCTGGTCTGCGCCACCCACCGCAACCTGCGCGAGATGATCGAGCGCAAGACCTTCCGCGAAGACCTGTACTTCCGCCTCAACGGCTTGGTGGTGCGGATCCCGCCGCTGCGCGAGCGCACCGACCTGATGGTGCTGGTCGAGCGCATCCTGCAGCGCGAATGCCCGGACGTGGCCCATGAACTGGCGCCCGACGTGCTGAATCTCTTCCAGGCCTGCCGCTGGCAAGGCAATGTGCGCCAGCTGGCCGGCGTGTTGCGCACCGCCTGCGTCATGGCGGGCGACGAGCGGTTCATCACCCGCGCGCACCTGTCGGACGACTTCATGGACGACGTGCTGCGCAGCCAGAGCCAGGCCGGACTCGGTGCACGGGCCACCGCGACCGGTTCGGCTGGCAGCATGGCCGGATCAGGCTACATCGGTGGTGGCATGGTGCCGCCGGCCGCAGCCTCGAGCGGGCTGCACGGCCAGGGCCATGGGCAGGGCGGGATGCATGCGGGCGCTCCGGTGCACGCCTACCCCGAAGCGAGTGCCGCCGAAGGCATGGACGTGGGCCGGCACGCAGCGCCGCCGGCCGCTGCACCGAGCCCCGTGGTCAGTGCGCCTTCGGCGCCCGCCTCGCTGGTCGACATCGAGTTGCAGACCATCCGGCAGGCGGTGGAGGCTGCGCGCGGCAACATCTCGGAAGCAGCCAAGCAACTCGGCATCAGCCGCAACACGATCTACCGCAAGCTGCACTGGCAGAACAAGCAGCACTGA
- a CDS encoding TonB-dependent receptor family protein — MRHHIAPRRLPASPRLSPLAWATLATCAGLLHTGAARAAETSEAASEVDPVVVSASTRATRLQDAPFAASVVDSRTLRAAGPMVNLSEAMARVPGLVVNNRNNYAQDLQISSRGFGARATFGVRGLRLYTDGIPATMPDGQGQVGHFDLASAQRIEVIRGPFSALYGNAAGGVISLVSQPITERFFESSLDVGSNALYQVRVAGGAPISETLSMSASASSLHTDGPRDRSAADRHLGNVKAEWRLPHDRIVAQLSHHVQQAQDPLGLERKDFDADPDRVAPEARQYNTRKNLNQTQIGTSWQHRFTQAGALQESQLVAYAGRRTVTQYQSIPYDRQPATHSGGVVDFDRDYMGLDGRLNWRWTNVDLVTGVNLEDQYDNRRGYLNYLGPSTGPTQLGVKGTQRRDETNAARTREAYVQAEWSFAPDWAATAGLRSGQVLLVSKDSYLSNGNDTGTMRYDYNTPVLGLRWKAASSWTLHAGVGRGFESPTLGELAYRTSEGGGFNTALKPQTSRHAEIGSKWRPTPGTALDATLFVVNTSNEIGVLSSVGGRSSFQNVGHTQRKGLELSGQWRLTPQWRTAAAFTWLDASYQDNFLTCEGSRCTQANVPVAAGNRIAGTQKQNAFAELVWQPKRGMEAGLEWQARSRTAVNDRNSDFAAGWGIVNVRWLQRFQLDAKGSAIEVLARVDNVGDKRYAGSVIVNDGNGRFFETAAGRNALVSVRYLHGF, encoded by the coding sequence ATGAGACACCACATCGCCCCCCGCCGCCTCCCCGCCTCGCCCCGACTGAGCCCGCTGGCCTGGGCCACGCTGGCCACCTGCGCCGGCCTTCTGCACACCGGGGCCGCCCGGGCAGCCGAAACGTCCGAAGCGGCCTCCGAAGTCGATCCGGTGGTGGTCAGCGCCAGCACCCGCGCCACCCGCCTGCAGGATGCCCCGTTCGCGGCCAGCGTGGTCGACAGCCGCACCCTGCGCGCGGCCGGGCCCATGGTCAACCTGTCGGAAGCGATGGCCCGCGTACCGGGCCTGGTGGTCAACAACCGCAACAACTACGCGCAGGATCTGCAGATCAGCTCGCGCGGCTTCGGCGCCCGCGCCACCTTCGGCGTGCGCGGCCTGCGGCTCTACACCGACGGCATCCCGGCCACCATGCCCGACGGGCAGGGGCAGGTCGGCCACTTCGATCTGGCCAGCGCGCAGCGCATCGAGGTCATCCGCGGCCCGTTCTCGGCGCTGTACGGCAATGCGGCCGGCGGCGTGATCTCGCTGGTGAGCCAGCCCATCACCGAGCGCTTCTTCGAAAGCAGCCTGGATGTGGGCAGCAACGCGCTGTACCAGGTCCGTGTGGCCGGTGGTGCCCCGATCAGCGAGACGCTGTCGATGTCGGCCAGTGCCTCGAGCCTGCACACCGATGGCCCGCGCGACCGCAGCGCCGCAGACCGACACCTGGGCAACGTCAAGGCCGAATGGCGTCTGCCGCATGACCGCATCGTGGCGCAGTTGAGCCACCACGTGCAGCAGGCGCAGGATCCGCTGGGGCTGGAGCGCAAGGACTTCGACGCAGACCCCGATCGGGTTGCCCCCGAAGCGCGACAGTACAACACGCGCAAGAACCTCAACCAGACGCAGATCGGCACGAGCTGGCAGCACCGCTTCACGCAGGCGGGCGCCCTGCAGGAAAGCCAGCTGGTGGCCTACGCCGGCCGGCGAACGGTGACGCAGTACCAGAGCATCCCTTATGACCGTCAGCCCGCGACCCATAGCGGCGGCGTCGTCGACTTCGATCGCGACTACATGGGCCTGGACGGGCGCCTGAACTGGCGCTGGACAAATGTCGATCTGGTCACCGGCGTGAACTTGGAGGACCAGTACGACAACCGTCGCGGCTACCTCAACTATCTCGGCCCCAGCACCGGCCCGACACAGCTCGGCGTCAAGGGCACTCAACGCCGGGACGAAACCAACGCCGCACGCACCCGGGAAGCCTATGTACAGGCCGAATGGAGCTTCGCGCCCGATTGGGCTGCGACGGCCGGGCTCCGCTCCGGACAGGTGTTGCTGGTGAGTAAGGACAGCTATCTCAGCAATGGCAACGACACAGGCACCATGCGGTACGACTACAACACACCCGTACTGGGTCTGCGTTGGAAAGCAGCATCCTCGTGGACGCTGCACGCGGGCGTCGGTCGCGGCTTCGAGTCACCCACGCTCGGTGAGCTCGCTTACCGCACCAGTGAAGGCGGCGGCTTCAACACAGCGCTGAAGCCCCAAACCAGCCGCCATGCCGAAATCGGTAGCAAGTGGCGCCCGACGCCCGGCACGGCCCTCGACGCAACCCTTTTTGTAGTCAACACGAGCAACGAGATCGGCGTGCTCAGCAGCGTGGGCGGACGGTCTTCCTTTCAAAACGTGGGCCACACGCAGCGCAAGGGGCTGGAGCTAAGCGGCCAGTGGCGTCTGACCCCTCAGTGGCGTACCGCCGCAGCCTTCACCTGGCTCGATGCAAGCTACCAAGACAATTTCCTGACCTGCGAAGGCTCGCGTTGCACTCAGGCGAACGTGCCCGTGGCCGCCGGCAACCGCATTGCCGGCACGCAGAAGCAGAACGCCTTTGCCGAGCTGGTGTGGCAGCCGAAGCGCGGCATGGAAGCCGGCCTGGAATGGCAGGCCCGCAGCCGCACCGCCGTCAACGACCGCAACAGCGACTTCGCGGCCGGCTGGGGCATCGTCAACGTGCGCTGGCTCCAGCGCTTCCAGCTTGACGCGAAGGGCAGCGCCATCGAGGTGCTGGCCCGGGTCGACAACGTGGGCGACAAGCGCTACGCCGGCAGCGTCATCGTCAACGATGGCAACGGCCGCTTCTTCGAGACCGCTGCGGGCCGCAACGCCCTGGTGTCCGTGCGCTACCTGCACGGCTTCTGA
- a CDS encoding diguanylate cyclase domain-containing protein — MGFRRITSSIVTRLVLFGVALALIGSVVRYHRLPAFLRDDLGTVMAGQQAALAGYVARDITAKLDERERTLHRLATAAPLGDLADPEALQAWLATQHRLQSAFVPGLAILAPDGRALAEVRTASQMLASSTAAAMPAWVRTAFNGTPALGRPLRAPQTGETLLPMAAPIVDPQGRVVAVLTGLTALDAPGFLQPLAQARVGSTGGLLVISPRDRLIVAATDPEQVLRDAPAMGQIPLFDAAAIGHQGGGLITEASGAEAVAGVAPVPGAGWFVVARMPADEAFVTIARTRHFVRVHAVATVVVFLLLASVGLHLVFRPLLRAADHADRMSRGDMPLAPLPVVRDDEVGHLTKAFNRLLARLIDSQNELARMAHHDALTGLPNRLLLADRMGQALARARRTRTRLAVLFMDLDGFKPINDSLGHEAGDLALVEVGRRLAAIVRESDTLSRVGGDEFALVLSDLGPDSEDASASARAVATKCMQALAEPVQIAGQPCALGLSIGIALGDGDSSFDALMSTADSAMYQAKQTGRGRYVLHLAEPEVLDTHPARLAG; from the coding sequence ATGGGATTCCGGCGCATTACCAGCAGCATCGTCACACGTCTCGTCCTCTTCGGCGTGGCGCTGGCGCTCATTGGGTCCGTGGTTCGCTATCACCGGCTGCCGGCCTTCCTGCGCGACGACCTCGGCACGGTGATGGCCGGCCAGCAGGCCGCGCTGGCTGGCTACGTGGCGCGCGACATCACCGCCAAGCTCGACGAACGCGAACGCACGCTGCATCGCCTGGCCACCGCCGCCCCGCTGGGAGACCTGGCCGACCCCGAGGCGCTCCAGGCCTGGCTGGCAACCCAGCACCGGCTGCAGTCCGCCTTCGTGCCCGGCCTCGCGATCCTCGCACCCGACGGCCGGGCCCTGGCCGAAGTGCGGACGGCCTCCCAGATGCTCGCATCCAGCACGGCCGCGGCCATGCCCGCCTGGGTTCGCACCGCCTTCAACGGCACACCGGCACTCGGCCGGCCGCTGCGCGCACCCCAGACCGGCGAAACGCTGCTCCCGATGGCGGCGCCCATCGTCGATCCGCAAGGCCGCGTGGTGGCCGTCCTCACCGGCCTGACGGCACTGGACGCCCCGGGGTTTCTCCAGCCCCTGGCGCAAGCCCGGGTGGGCTCCACCGGCGGGCTGCTGGTGATTTCGCCCCGCGACCGCCTCATCGTCGCGGCCACCGACCCCGAACAGGTGCTGCGCGATGCCCCGGCCATGGGGCAGATCCCGCTGTTCGATGCGGCGGCCATCGGTCACCAGGGCGGTGGACTCATCACCGAGGCAAGCGGGGCCGAAGCGGTGGCCGGTGTGGCGCCGGTACCGGGCGCGGGCTGGTTCGTGGTGGCCCGCATGCCCGCCGACGAGGCCTTCGTCACGATCGCACGCACCCGGCATTTCGTGCGCGTGCACGCCGTGGCCACGGTCGTCGTCTTTCTGCTGCTGGCCTCGGTCGGCCTGCACCTCGTCTTCCGCCCCCTGCTGCGCGCGGCCGACCACGCCGACCGCATGAGCCGAGGCGACATGCCGCTTGCCCCCCTGCCCGTCGTCCGCGACGACGAGGTCGGCCACCTCACCAAGGCCTTCAATCGCCTGCTCGCCCGGCTCATCGACAGCCAGAACGAACTGGCCCGCATGGCCCACCACGACGCGCTCACCGGGCTGCCCAACCGCCTGCTGCTGGCCGACCGCATGGGCCAGGCCCTGGCCCGTGCCCGCCGCACCCGCACCCGGCTCGCCGTCCTCTTCATGGACCTGGACGGCTTCAAGCCCATCAACGACAGCCTGGGCCATGAGGCCGGCGACCTGGCCCTCGTTGAAGTGGGCCGCCGCCTCGCCGCCATCGTTCGCGAAAGCGACACGCTGTCCCGCGTGGGTGGCGACGAGTTCGCCCTGGTGCTCAGCGACCTCGGCCCGGACAGCGAAGATGCCAGCGCCAGCGCACGGGCCGTGGCCACCAAATGCATGCAGGCCCTCGCCGAGCCCGTACAGATCGCCGGGCAGCCGTGCGCGCTGGGCCTGTCCATCGGGATTGCGCTGGGCGATGGCGACAGCTCGTTCGACGCGTTGATGAGCACCGCCGACAGCGCGATGTACCAGGCCAAGCAGACTGGCCGCGGCCGCTACGTGCTGCACCTCGCCGAACCCGAAGTGCTGGACACCCACCCGGCTCGGCTCGCGGGCTGA